The following are encoded in a window of Saccharothrix longispora genomic DNA:
- a CDS encoding response regulator gives MAAVGLGQAVRTTPTGSLPANMVPHPREELFSVLVVDDHPLLREAISARLTQMGAGTVHEAASVAEARARALATGPCDLAILDLGLPDGTGIDLVTELRAQGWPRIVVLASSDDPYAVRSAFQAGAQAYLLKSASPMVVTDGVRRVLDGGVYADPSVAPVLAAGTRVPGTDNTPRELSAREVEVLQLVADGQSNKEIGEALSLSALTVKSHLSRIGRKLGTGDRAQMVALAMRAGVIR, from the coding sequence GTGGCTGCCGTCGGCTTAGGTCAGGCCGTTCGTACCACGCCAACCGGCTCGTTGCCGGCGAACATGGTCCCGCACCCGCGGGAGGAGCTTTTTTCAGTGCTGGTGGTCGACGACCACCCACTGCTGAGGGAGGCGATATCGGCTCGGCTCACCCAGATGGGAGCCGGGACAGTGCATGAGGCGGCTTCGGTCGCGGAAGCTCGGGCGCGGGCTCTCGCAACCGGACCGTGCGATCTCGCGATCCTCGATCTGGGCCTGCCGGATGGCACCGGCATCGACCTGGTCACGGAACTCCGTGCCCAGGGCTGGCCCCGCATCGTGGTCCTCGCGTCCTCCGACGACCCCTACGCGGTCAGGTCGGCCTTCCAGGCGGGCGCCCAGGCGTACCTCCTGAAGTCCGCCTCTCCGATGGTGGTCACCGACGGGGTGCGCAGGGTCCTCGACGGCGGCGTCTACGCAGATCCGAGCGTCGCGCCCGTGCTCGCCGCGGGCACGAGGGTGCCGGGCACCGACAACACGCCGCGGGAACTCTCCGCGCGTGAGGTCGAGGTCCTCCAGCTGGTCGCCGATGGCCAGAGCAACAAGGAGATCGGCGAAGCGCTCAGCCTTTCCGCGTTGACGGTGAAGTCCCACCTGTCGCGGATCGGGCGCAAGCTGGGCACCGGGGATCGGGCTCAGATGGTCGCGCTGGCCATGCGTGCCGGCGTGATCCGCTGA
- a CDS encoding dipeptidase — translation MSRTTSRGRAEELLARVPLVDGHNDLPWALRDLVDGGQFGEKSTAGHPAASASVVDLTTRQPALQTDLVRAREGRLGMQFWSVWIPCKLAGDAAVTAVLEQVELVHDLAARYPEHLRIARTADEAERAFEDGRIASLIGAEGGHSINGSLGVLRALRRLGVRYMTLTHNENTPWADSATDEAVHGGLTGFGREVVREMNRIGMLVDLSHVAATTMRDALDVSAKPVVFSHSSCRAVADHPRNVPDDVLERLAGNGGVCMVTFVPHFVSQPYVEWDARLKEAMTAAGENHNDLDARHRFADTWPEPTPRVTMDDVLAHLDHAREVAGIDHIGLGGDYDGTRQLPEGMEDVACYPDLFAALLDRGWSEDDCAKLAGRNALRVLRDND, via the coding sequence GTGTCGAGGACCACGAGTCGGGGCAGGGCCGAGGAACTGCTGGCCCGCGTGCCACTGGTCGACGGCCACAACGACCTGCCGTGGGCCCTGCGCGACCTGGTCGACGGAGGGCAATTCGGTGAAAAGTCAACGGCGGGTCATCCCGCGGCGAGCGCATCCGTCGTCGACCTGACGACGCGCCAGCCCGCGCTCCAGACCGACCTGGTGCGCGCCCGCGAGGGCCGACTGGGCATGCAGTTCTGGTCCGTGTGGATCCCCTGCAAGCTGGCGGGTGACGCAGCGGTGACCGCCGTCCTGGAGCAGGTGGAGCTGGTCCACGACCTCGCCGCCCGCTACCCGGAGCACCTGAGGATCGCCCGGACGGCCGACGAGGCCGAACGGGCGTTCGAGGACGGGCGGATAGCCTCGCTGATCGGCGCGGAGGGCGGGCACTCCATCAACGGGTCGCTGGGCGTGCTGCGCGCCTTGCGGCGGCTCGGCGTGCGCTACATGACCCTCACGCACAACGAGAACACCCCGTGGGCCGACTCGGCCACCGACGAGGCCGTGCACGGCGGGTTGACCGGGTTCGGGCGCGAGGTCGTGCGGGAGATGAACCGCATCGGCATGCTGGTCGACCTGTCGCACGTCGCCGCCACCACCATGCGCGACGCGCTCGACGTCAGCGCCAAGCCGGTCGTGTTCAGCCACTCGTCGTGCCGCGCGGTGGCCGACCACCCGCGCAACGTGCCGGACGACGTGCTCGAACGCCTCGCCGGCAACGGCGGCGTGTGCATGGTGACGTTCGTGCCGCACTTCGTGTCGCAGCCCTACGTGGAGTGGGACGCGCGGCTCAAGGAGGCCATGACGGCCGCCGGCGAGAACCACAACGACCTCGACGCCCGCCACCGCTTCGCCGACACCTGGCCCGAGCCGACGCCGCGCGTGACCATGGACGACGTCCTGGCGCACCTGGACCACGCCCGCGAGGTCGCCGGCATCGACCACATCGGCCTGGGCGGCGACTACGACGGCACGCGGCAGCTCCCCGAGGGGATGGAGGACGTCGCCTGCTACCCCGACCTCTTCGCCGCCCTCCTCGACCGCGGGTGGAGCGAGGACGACTGCGCCAAGCTCGCCGGCCGCAACGCCCTGCGCGTCCTGCGCGACAACGACTGA
- a CDS encoding DUF3000 domain-containing protein yields MTEPELFQRAVATLRSVRTRPELELTEVRPPQRLAPWAFALTAEVTGPADELSTGRLVLLHDPDGVDAWSGVFRLVAYVRVEVDAELAADPLLPEVGWSWLVEALDVAGAPYLALGGTVTQTSSARFGDIAGPARTDDLELRASWTARDADLSAHGTAFYDLMATAVGLPPVGVTTLR; encoded by the coding sequence GTGACGGAGCCCGAACTCTTCCAGCGGGCGGTGGCGACGCTGCGTTCGGTGCGGACCCGGCCGGAGCTGGAGTTGACCGAGGTCCGGCCGCCGCAGCGGCTCGCGCCTTGGGCCTTCGCGTTGACCGCGGAGGTGACCGGGCCCGCGGACGAGCTGTCCACCGGCCGCCTGGTGCTGCTGCACGACCCGGACGGCGTCGACGCCTGGTCCGGCGTGTTCCGGCTGGTCGCCTACGTGCGCGTCGAGGTGGACGCGGAACTGGCGGCCGACCCCCTGCTGCCCGAGGTCGGCTGGTCGTGGCTGGTCGAGGCCCTGGACGTCGCCGGGGCCCCCTACCTGGCGCTGGGTGGCACCGTGACCCAGACGTCGTCGGCCCGCTTCGGCGACATCGCCGGCCCGGCCCGCACCGACGACCTGGAGCTGCGCGCCTCCTGGACGGCACGCGACGCCGACCTGAGCGCCCACGGCACCGCGTTCTACGACCTGATGGCCACCGCCGTGGGCCTCCCCCCGGTAGGCGTGACCACCCTCCGCTGA
- the hemE gene encoding uroporphyrinogen decarboxylase, translated as MGGEMNDITEAPLLVAARGGRPSRTPVWFMRQAGRSLPEYRKLREGTAMLDACLDPEMVCEITLQPVRRHDVDGAILFSDIVVPLKAAGIDLDIVPGTGPVVAKPVRTRQDVDALPRLHEEQVRPVAEAVGLLNDNLGGVPLIGFAGAPFTLASYLVEGGPSKNHERTKALMHGDPELWHALLGHLADITAEFLRVQVTAGVKAVQLFDSWAGALSERDYREFVLPHSARVLGSVTSVPRIHFGVGTSELLPAMREAGADVVGVDWRTPLDVAVERLERAAPHLPKPVVQGNLDPALLFAGLPALEREVERIKREGRAAAGHIFNLGHGVLPDTDPDVITRAVEMVHGSAR; from the coding sequence ATGGGGGGCGAGATGAACGACATCACCGAAGCCCCGTTGCTCGTCGCCGCGCGCGGCGGCCGGCCGTCCCGCACCCCGGTCTGGTTCATGCGGCAGGCGGGTCGCTCGCTGCCCGAGTACCGCAAGCTGCGCGAAGGCACCGCGATGCTGGACGCGTGCCTGGACCCGGAGATGGTCTGCGAGATCACGCTCCAGCCGGTCCGCCGCCACGACGTGGACGGCGCGATCCTCTTCTCCGACATCGTCGTGCCGCTCAAGGCCGCGGGCATCGACCTGGACATCGTGCCCGGCACGGGGCCGGTCGTCGCGAAGCCGGTGCGGACCAGGCAGGACGTCGACGCGCTGCCCCGGCTGCACGAGGAGCAGGTGCGGCCGGTCGCCGAGGCCGTCGGGCTGCTCAACGACAACCTGGGCGGCGTCCCGCTGATCGGGTTCGCGGGCGCGCCGTTCACGCTCGCCTCCTACCTGGTCGAGGGCGGCCCCAGCAAGAACCACGAGCGCACGAAGGCGCTCATGCACGGCGACCCCGAGCTGTGGCACGCCCTGCTCGGCCACCTCGCGGACATCACCGCCGAGTTCCTGCGCGTGCAGGTCACGGCCGGCGTGAAGGCGGTGCAGCTGTTCGACTCGTGGGCGGGCGCGCTGTCCGAGCGCGACTACCGCGAGTTCGTGCTGCCGCACTCCGCGCGGGTCCTCGGCAGCGTCACGTCGGTGCCGCGCATCCACTTCGGCGTCGGCACCTCCGAGTTGCTGCCCGCGATGCGCGAGGCGGGCGCGGACGTGGTGGGCGTCGACTGGCGCACCCCGCTGGACGTGGCCGTCGAGCGCCTCGAACGGGCCGCGCCGCACCTGCCCAAGCCGGTCGTGCAGGGCAACCTGGACCCGGCGCTGCTGTTCGCGGGCCTGCCCGCGCTGGAGCGCGAGGTCGAGCGCATCAAGCGGGAGGGCCGGGCCGCCGCCGGGCACATCTTCAACCTCGGCCACGGCGTGCTGCCCGACACCGACCCGGACGTCATCACCCGGGCCGTCGAGATGGTGCACGGGTCCGCGCGGTGA